One segment of Odontesthes bonariensis isolate fOdoBon6 chromosome 1, fOdoBon6.hap1, whole genome shotgun sequence DNA contains the following:
- the ankdd1a gene encoding ankyrin repeat and death domain-containing protein 1A isoform X1 — translation MEDDLVSEDDILLWSEKDFHDAAKRNDTGKMLELINRGVHVRAKNKLDRKALHWAAGAGHEQALRLLLDYDREVDERDIFGMNALLLASWFGHLKILQILVSCGAKLNCENKDGLSMLHCAAQRGHISVLEFIMEDLEDMCLDRVDESGKTALHLAAEHGQLEVVDFLIGMACTHGLKDKEENTAMHLAAKGGHTEVLQKIVEAGVDVDEKNVDGLTALHLAADGGHYECVKLLVESGCNVNAQTNRNMNALHYVAQHGFDKDANLLLDAGIHIDAVDHQHLTPLHLAVFNNHAEIVRLLIDAECDLDVPDLRQQTALHIAAEHGWQDLAEMMLISGVNLNLTDKQKKTCLEVAARGNHVILVDMIIKADRFYKWEKDHMGSEQGSWVGRHLSFKQDHQPETQHLRSVLWSLATKHLCRGEWKILAQYWGFSDAHIRAVEQQWTGMKSFKEHGHRMLLIWLHGVVMAGENPIKRLYEGLVEISRTDLAECIRQKANAETSSPKMCSAM, via the exons ATGGAGGACGACCTGGTGTCGGAGGATGATATCT TGCTGTGGTCTGAAAAGGACTTCCACGATGCTGCCAAGAGGAACGACACCGGGAAAATGCTGGAACTGATCAACAGGGGTGTGCATGTTCGAGCCAAAAATAAA CTGGACCGTAAAGCACTGCACTGGGCAGCAGGAGCTGGGCATGAACAGGCTCTGCGTCTCCTACTGGACTACGACCGTGAAGTTGACGAGAGGGACATT TTTGGCATGAATGCTCTGCTCCTCGCATCCTGGTTTGGTCACTTGAAGATCCTGCAGATCTTGGTTTCCTGTGGAGCCAAACTCAACTGTGAAAATAAA gATGGTCTCAGTATGCTGCACTGTGCTGCTCAGAGAGGCCACATCAGCGTATTGGAGTTCATTATGGAGGACCTGGAAGACATGTGTCTGGACAGAGTTGATGAG TCAGGGAAGACAGCACTGCACCTAGCAGCTGAACATGGACAGCTTGAAGTGGTGGACTTTCTCATTGGAATGGCTTGCACACATGGATTGAAGGATAAG GAGGAGAACACAGCCATGCATCTAGCAGCGAAAGGAGGGCACACAGAGGTCCTGCAGAAGATTGTGGAAGCTGGAGTAGATGTGGATGAGAAGAACGTA GACGGTCTCACCGCTTTGCACCTGGCAGCTGATGGGGGTCATTATGAATGTGTCAAACTGCTGGTGGAGTCTGGCTGTAATGTCAATGCTCAAACAAAT AGGAATATGAATGCTCTGCATTACGTGGCCCAGCATGGCTTTGATAAAGATGCCAACTTGCTGCTGGACGCTGGGATCCACATAGATGCTGTAGACCAT CAGCACCTTACACCACTCCACCTTGCTGTGTTCAACAATCACGCAGAGATTGTGCGGCTGCTTATAGATGCTGAGTGCGACTTGGATGTCCCTGATCTT AGGCAGCAGACTGCACTGCACATAGCGGCAGAGCATGGCTGGCAGGACCTGGCTGAAATGATGCTGATATCTGGTGTCAACCTGAATCTGACTGACAAG CAGAAGAAGACATGTCTGGAAGTAGCAGCAAGAGGAAACCATGTCATTCTAGTTGACATGATCATCAAAGCGGACCGTTTTTATAAATGGGAGAAG GATCACATGGGCAGTGAGCAGGGCTCCTGGGTGGGGAGACATCTGAGCTTTAAACAGGATCATCAACCGGAGACCCAACACCTCCGCTCTGTCCTGTGGAGCCTGGCGACCAAGCACCTCTGCCGCGGAGAGTGGAAGATTCTTGCTCAGTACTGGGGATTCAGCGATGCACATATACGAGCTGTAGAACAACAGTGGACAG GTATGAAAAGCTTCAAGGAGCATGGTCACCGTATGCTGTTAATCTGGCTCCATGGAGTGGTGATGGCAGGGGAGAACCCTATCAAACGCCTCTACGAGGGGCTGGTGGAAATCTCCCGGACAGACTTGGCAG AGTGCATCCGGCAGAAGGCAAACGCAGAAACCAGCTCTCCCAAAATGTGCTCTGCGATGTGA
- the ankdd1a gene encoding ankyrin repeat and death domain-containing protein 1A isoform X2, translated as MNALLLASWFGHLKILQILVSCGAKLNCENKDGLSMLHCAAQRGHISVLEFIMEDLEDMCLDRVDESGKTALHLAAEHGQLEVVDFLIGMACTHGLKDKEENTAMHLAAKGGHTEVLQKIVEAGVDVDEKNVDGLTALHLAADGGHYECVKLLVESGCNVNAQTNRNMNALHYVAQHGFDKDANLLLDAGIHIDAVDHQHLTPLHLAVFNNHAEIVRLLIDAECDLDVPDLRQQTALHIAAEHGWQDLAEMMLISGVNLNLTDKQKKTCLEVAARGNHVILVDMIIKADRFYKWEKDHMGSEQGSWVGRHLSFKQDHQPETQHLRSVLWSLATKHLCRGEWKILAQYWGFSDAHIRAVEQQWTGMKSFKEHGHRMLLIWLHGVVMAGENPIKRLYEGLVEISRTDLAECIRQKANAETSSPKMCSAM; from the exons ATGAATGCTCTGCTCCTCGCATCCTGGTTTGGTCACTTGAAGATCCTGCAGATCTTGGTTTCCTGTGGAGCCAAACTCAACTGTGAAAATAAA gATGGTCTCAGTATGCTGCACTGTGCTGCTCAGAGAGGCCACATCAGCGTATTGGAGTTCATTATGGAGGACCTGGAAGACATGTGTCTGGACAGAGTTGATGAG TCAGGGAAGACAGCACTGCACCTAGCAGCTGAACATGGACAGCTTGAAGTGGTGGACTTTCTCATTGGAATGGCTTGCACACATGGATTGAAGGATAAG GAGGAGAACACAGCCATGCATCTAGCAGCGAAAGGAGGGCACACAGAGGTCCTGCAGAAGATTGTGGAAGCTGGAGTAGATGTGGATGAGAAGAACGTA GACGGTCTCACCGCTTTGCACCTGGCAGCTGATGGGGGTCATTATGAATGTGTCAAACTGCTGGTGGAGTCTGGCTGTAATGTCAATGCTCAAACAAAT AGGAATATGAATGCTCTGCATTACGTGGCCCAGCATGGCTTTGATAAAGATGCCAACTTGCTGCTGGACGCTGGGATCCACATAGATGCTGTAGACCAT CAGCACCTTACACCACTCCACCTTGCTGTGTTCAACAATCACGCAGAGATTGTGCGGCTGCTTATAGATGCTGAGTGCGACTTGGATGTCCCTGATCTT AGGCAGCAGACTGCACTGCACATAGCGGCAGAGCATGGCTGGCAGGACCTGGCTGAAATGATGCTGATATCTGGTGTCAACCTGAATCTGACTGACAAG CAGAAGAAGACATGTCTGGAAGTAGCAGCAAGAGGAAACCATGTCATTCTAGTTGACATGATCATCAAAGCGGACCGTTTTTATAAATGGGAGAAG GATCACATGGGCAGTGAGCAGGGCTCCTGGGTGGGGAGACATCTGAGCTTTAAACAGGATCATCAACCGGAGACCCAACACCTCCGCTCTGTCCTGTGGAGCCTGGCGACCAAGCACCTCTGCCGCGGAGAGTGGAAGATTCTTGCTCAGTACTGGGGATTCAGCGATGCACATATACGAGCTGTAGAACAACAGTGGACAG GTATGAAAAGCTTCAAGGAGCATGGTCACCGTATGCTGTTAATCTGGCTCCATGGAGTGGTGATGGCAGGGGAGAACCCTATCAAACGCCTCTACGAGGGGCTGGTGGAAATCTCCCGGACAGACTTGGCAG AGTGCATCCGGCAGAAGGCAAACGCAGAAACCAGCTCTCCCAAAATGTGCTCTGCGATGTGA
- the plekho2 gene encoding uncharacterized protein plekho2: protein MEDGTKEDPAQYKEPRFLSKAGWVKKAHGRLLTSYKDRYIHVEKTEIVVYENEDLQNCLERHDLENYDKCHELKSPFKRKHRLILIRSPKSGNKVHDVKFQAQTAEEKEAWIKAFSDAINRAKNKVFDEVKVDESINLEHVTRSRPKGNRNRRPPTRIHMKEVAVVSSDGILRLDLDLEDAVMPNGTHLTNVDGTEPSKEANTNKAAEKQLVSSAEEVPQTEPEASPQKKVIKPPMPPTKEAKPCPAAEDELDNDDVPEKKVLKPPMPPSKGAKPCVSPVDETTEDQKPDAKKKTGPPPTPPNKPSSSGSLSNLAEASQSTPSSHPPTPLSKEKKPSHPAVEPDKQVKGTTEENTEKEEDSRMETTGTANERDETDQLILEEDVSLFRDDKPESPNAEGNVSDEESLESQPQEPTEPQRKSLSPLITSTKSPEKLVQPDTHDKENCSGWDSTASDTTGSSLQAQEVLPQSEVPSVVVSLEDPLTDSLSLLHHLSGEKKKKAEEKSVDSGQHSDDESEGSGNEDTLAASTAALRGSHAGLDELDVTEDKIPTSVHLRPAAKLQTGPNVFPCRRSEPSHKPLKPLKPSAKPRSASIGDLLSEPTGCFQLEQPSGDENIENFMKLETEVALEMEKTSELLSQAQGESYGEGLPEDLLAKAMEKLKKANHVLMEVKKLKLTNNSRNRMSW, encoded by the exons GGTACAAAAGAAGACCCAGCCCAATATAAAGAGCCTAGGTTCCTGAGTAAGGCTGGCTGGGTGAAGAAGGCTCATGGCAGACTATTGACAAGCTACAAAGACCGCTACATCCATGTGGAGAAGACAGAGATTGTGGTGTATGAAAATGAA GACCTGCAAAACTGCCTGGAGAGGCATGACCTGGAAAACTATGATAAATGCCATGAATTAAAGAGCCCTTTCAAGAGGAAGCACAGACTGATTCTGATAAGGTCGCCAAAGTCTGGAAATAAG GTTCATGATGTGAAGTTCCAAGCTCAAACTGCAGAAGAGAAGGAGGCTTGGATTAAAGCCTTCAGTGATGCCATCAACCGTGCAAAGAACAAAGTCTTTGATGAG GTGAAAGTCGATGAAAGCATTAATTTAGAGCATGTTACTCGATCGAGGCCTAAAGGGAACCGTAACCGAAGGCCACCAACCAGGATACACATGAAAGAG GTTGCTGTTGTGTCATCTGATGGCATCCTGCGTTTGGATCTGGATCTTGAGGATGCAGTGATGCCTAATGGGACCCATCTTACCAATGTTGATGGCACTGAGCCCTCCAAAGAAGCAAACACCAACAAGGCTGCAGAGAAACAGTTAGTGTCAAGTGCCGAGGAGGTGCCTCAGACTGAGCCAGAGGCCAGTCCTCAGAAGAAGGTCATCAAGCCCCCCATGCCACCTACCAAAGAAGCTAAACCCTGTCCAGCAGCTGAGGATGAACTTGATAACGATGATGTACCAGAGAAAAAG GTCTTGAAGCCACCTATGCCTCCATCAAAAGGAGCCAAaccctgtgtctcacctgttgaTGAAACTACAGAAGATCAAAAACCTGATGCTAAGAAAAAGACAGGCCCACCACCAACCCCTCCCAACAAACCCAGCTCAAGTGGCTCTCTCAGCAACCTTGCAGAAGCATCACAATCCACACCAAGCTCTCACCCTCCTACACCTCTATCCAAGGAGAAAAAGCCGTCTCATCCTGCTGTGGAGCCTGACAAACAGGTTAAAGGCACCACTGAAGAAAACACGGAGAAGGAAGAGGACAGTAGAATGGAAACAACAGGAACAGCTAATGAAAGAGATGAGACAGATCAGCTGATTTTGGAAGAAGATGTTTCTCTTTTCAGAGATGATAAACCTGAGAGCCCCAATGCTGAGGGAAACGTTTCTGATGAAGAATCACTGGAGAGTCAGCCACAAGAACCCACAGAGCCACAGAGAAAAAGCCTGAGTCCTCTTATAACTTCCACGAAAAGTCCAGAGAAACTTGTTCAGCCTGACACGCATGACAAAGAAAACTGCTCAGGATGGGACTCTACTGCCTCTGataccacaggcagctctcttCAAGCACAGGAGGTTCTCCCCCAGAGCGAAGTCCCCTCAGTGGTTGTCTCTCTTGAAGACCCACTCACTGACAGTCTAAGCCTGCTCCATCACTTGTCcggggagaagaaaaagaaggcagAGGAGAAATCTGTGGACAGCGGCCAGCACTCAGATGATGAGAGTGAAGGCTCTGGAAATGAAGACACACTGGCAGCTTCCACAGCTGCGCTCAGAGGAAGCCATGCCGGTCTGGATGAGTTGGATGTCACTGAGGACAAAATTCCGACCTCTGTTCATTTAAGGCCAGCAGCCAAGCTTCAGACTGGACCGAATGTCTTTCCCTGTCGACGCTCAGAGCCCTCTCATAAACCTCTCAAACCTCTCAAACCCTCAGCCAAGCCCAGGTCAGCATCTATTGGAGATCTGCTATCTGAACCCACAGGCTGTTTTCAGCTGGAACAGCCAAGTGGAGATGAGAATATTGAGAATTTCATGAAACTTGAGACTGAAGTGGCACTGGAGATGGAGAAGACAAGtgagctcctgagccaggctCAGGGTGAAAGTTATGGGGAAGGTCTACCGGAGGATCTGCTGGCTAAAGCAATGGAGAAGCTGAAGAAGGCTAACCATGTCCTCATGGAGGTCAAGAAACTGAAACTCACAAACAACTCAAGAAACAGGATGAGCTGGTGA